One window of the Zea mays cultivar B73 chromosome 3, Zm-B73-REFERENCE-NAM-5.0, whole genome shotgun sequence genome contains the following:
- the LOC103649730 gene encoding protein DOG1-like 2 gives MAATTPAPPSHGGGRNGTLPPPLPSNESFSKFFESWISEQSRDLEELRAAASADPPAPESELRRLVGQVLGHYAQYYRAKAAAAADDVLCMFTPSWTSTTENLYLWCGGWRPTAAIQLLYTKSGMQLQHQLPAFLDGGGLKDDLGDLGAAQLQAADQLQRRTIRREREIEDAAASAQEALTTATMVELAGGGGRDAGAMDREMQAKAEGMRRVLEMADALRLETMREVVALLRPAQAVHFLLAAAELHLAVHDFGRRKDGRAGNVAAAAPPE, from the exons ATGGCCGCCACCACGCCGGCGCCTCCCTCCCACGGCGGCGGGCGCAACGGCACCCTCCCTCCGCCGCTGCCTTCCAACGAGTCCTTCTCCAAGTTCTTCGAGTCCTGGATCTCGGAGCAGTCCCGCGACCTCGAGGAGCTGCGCGCCGCGGCGTCCGCGGACCCCCCCGCGCCCGAGTCCGAGCTCCGGCGCCTCGTGGGCCAGGTGCTCGGCCACTACGCGCAGTACTACCGCGCCAAGGCGGCGGCCGCGGCCGACGACGTGCTCTGCATGTTCACCCCGTCCTGGACCTCCACCACCGAGAACCTCTACCTCTGGTGCGGCGGCTGGCGCCCCACCGCCGCGATCCAGCTGCTGTACACCAAGTCCGGGATGCAGCTGCAGCACCAGCTCCCCGCCTTCCTCGACGGCGGGGGCCTCAAGGACGACCTCGGCGACCTCGGCGCCGCGCAGCTCCAGGCCGCCGACCAGCTGCAGCGCCGCACCATCCGGAGGGAGCGCGAGATCGAGGACGCCGCCGCGAGCGCACAG GAAGCGCTGACGACGGCGACGATGGTGGAGCTCGCGGGCGGCGGCGGGAGGGACGCGGGGGCCATGGACCGGGAGATGCAGGCGAAGGCGGAGGGGATGAGGCGGGTGCTGGAGATGGCGGACGCGCTGCGCCTCGAGACGATGCGCGAGGTGGTGGCGCTGCTCCGCCCCGCGCAGGCCGTGCACttcctcctcgccgccgccgagctccACCTCGCCGTGCACGACTTCGGGCGCCGCAAGGACGGCCGCGCCGGCAacgtcgccgccgccgcgccgccggagTGA